The Opisthocomus hoazin isolate bOpiHoa1 chromosome W, bOpiHoa1.hap1, whole genome shotgun sequence genome includes a region encoding these proteins:
- the LOC142365467 gene encoding LOW QUALITY PROTEIN: uncharacterized protein LOC142365467 (The sequence of the model RefSeq protein was modified relative to this genomic sequence to represent the inferred CDS: deleted 3 bases in 2 codons): MAAQQAADTCDCVSVRAEETERLYDFLEVHRARPSLQGQGWARDHWFRLQSVVDRMKVLQKEARVKRGKGKAIICAVLGASLAAAVEERNQRGDLKGAKETAGSSPPHMYPLVKTEYVYEDDGDNCPQVITKEIPFAATKLAKLRKDFARTARESETEYVWRVSLSGGDGILLSEREAEGYWGPGVFLTTGDRRAPWSLTQRAAYWAGGLNLLERGDPLAVTGTTDQLLESVQKAACLQMMYDRELKPNLSSPMLLPADPERMTPLIRGLPDSLKPIGIQLQGRIQNTPSEERIAAALEGGATPDRRWPGRKVWTWGEIAQELINYGRKYGPVNRPYSRAETRAVRAAERVTKQSSFSGRSPDLAGKEKPLNRQRIWQLGLQKGIPRDLMDGLPTKKLGQLVQRWSGREIAFGPGPSAPPLVDLGGGTK; the protein is encoded by the exons atggccgcccagcaggCAGCCGACACATGTGATTGTGTGTCTGTGCGGGCTGAGGAAACAGAGAGACTGTACGACTTTCTAGAGGTTCACCGAGCTCGTCCCTCGCtgcaggggcaaggctgggcgagggaccattggtttcggttacagagtgtggtagacagaatgaaagtgttgcaaaaagaagccagagttaagagggggaagggaaaagcgatCATCTGTGCGGTGTTAGgagcgagtttggctgctgcggtggaggaaaggaaccagagg GgggacttgaagggagcaaaagagaccgcaggcagcagccccccccacATGTACCCGTTGGTTAAAACGGAATACGTATATGAAGACGACGGTGATAATTGTCCccaggttattactaaagaaatcccttttgcggcAACCAAATTGGCAAAGCTGCGAAAAGATTTTGCGAGAACCGCGAGAGAATCGGAGACCGAATAtgtctggagggtgtccctgtcg gggggggacgggatcttgttgtcggaaagggaagcggaagggtactggggcccgGGCGTGTTCTTAACCACCGGCGATCGCCGAGCCCCGtggtcgctgactcagagggctGCGTATTGGGCGGGGGGGttgaacctgctggagaggggggatcccctggccgTAACGGGCACGACAGATCAGTTATTGGAAAGCGTGCAGAAAGCGGCTTGtcttcagatgatgtatgatcgggagctcaagcctaatctgagctccccgatgctgctgccggcagaccccgaaagaatgactcccctaatacgggggcttcccgattccctgaaacccatagggatccagctgcaggggaggattcaaaacacccccagcgaggagagaatcgcggctgccctggag gggggggcGACCCCCGACCGTCGGTGGCCAGGGAGGAAAGTGTGGACGTggggggagatagcccaagagctgattaactatggGAGGAAATACGGACCTGTTAACCGGCCGTATTCaagggctgaaaccagagccGTGCGAGCCGCAGAGCGAGTGACTAAACAGTCGTCTTTCTCGGGGAGAAGCCCGGATCTGgccgggaaagaaaagcccctgaaTCGGCAGAGGAtctggcagttagggcttcagaagggcattccccgggACCTCATGGATGGACTCCCGACCAAGAAGCTAGGACAGCTTGTGCAAAGATGGTCAGGGCGAGAAATCGCTTTTGGgccaggtcctagtgccccacccttggTGGATCTGGGGGGGGGAACGAAATAG